One Brevibacterium spongiae DNA segment encodes these proteins:
- a CDS encoding 1-aminocyclopropane-1-carboxylate deaminase has translation MAITDFERYPLTFGPSPVHELPRLSDHLGGARIWAKREDVNSGLAFGGNKTRKLEYIVPDILASGADTLVSIGGYQSNHTRQVAAVAAHLGLKARLVQERWVDWEDPGNDRVGNIELSRIMGADVRLDSAGFDIGIRSSWENALAEVEESGGKPYPIPAGASEHKFGGLGFANWAYEVAEQEKELGVFFDTIVVCTVTGSTHAGMIAGFAALEAAGGPKRQVIGIDASATIEKTRDQVRRIANNTAELIGLGREITAADVDIRTGWEGPAYGIPDETTVGAIRTTAQLEGVILDPVYEGKSMAGLIDLVGDGTIGADSNVLYAHLGGQLALNAYSAIF, from the coding sequence ATGGCCATCACCGATTTCGAGCGCTACCCACTGACCTTCGGACCGAGCCCGGTGCACGAACTCCCGCGACTGAGCGACCACCTCGGCGGCGCCCGGATCTGGGCGAAGCGCGAAGACGTGAACTCCGGACTCGCCTTCGGCGGCAACAAGACCCGCAAGCTCGAGTACATCGTCCCCGACATCCTGGCCTCCGGCGCGGACACGCTCGTCTCGATCGGCGGCTACCAATCCAACCACACCCGCCAGGTCGCCGCCGTCGCCGCTCACCTGGGGCTGAAGGCTCGACTCGTGCAGGAGCGCTGGGTCGATTGGGAGGACCCGGGCAACGACAGAGTCGGCAACATCGAACTCTCACGCATCATGGGCGCCGACGTCCGCCTCGACTCGGCCGGCTTCGACATCGGCATCCGCTCGAGCTGGGAGAACGCTCTGGCCGAGGTCGAAGAGTCCGGCGGCAAGCCCTACCCGATCCCCGCAGGCGCCTCCGAGCACAAGTTCGGCGGGCTCGGCTTCGCGAACTGGGCCTATGAGGTCGCCGAACAGGAGAAGGAACTCGGTGTCTTCTTCGACACCATCGTCGTCTGCACCGTGACCGGCTCGACGCATGCCGGAATGATCGCCGGCTTCGCAGCGCTCGAAGCCGCAGGCGGACCCAAGCGGCAGGTCATCGGCATCGATGCCTCCGCCACGATCGAGAAGACCCGCGACCAGGTGCGCCGCATCGCGAACAACACCGCCGAACTCATCGGCCTCGGCCGTGAGATCACCGCCGCCGACGTCGATATCCGCACCGGCTGGGAAGGTCCGGCCTACGGCATCCCCGACGAGACGACCGTCGGCGCGATCCGCACCACCGCCCAGCTCGAAGGCGTCATCCTCGACCCTGTCTACGAAGGCAAGTCGATGGCCGGACTCATCGACCTCGTCGGAGACGGCACCATCGGGGCGGACTCGAACGTCCTCTACGCCCACCTCGGCGGTCAGCTCGCACTCAACGCCTACTCCGCGATCTTCTGA
- a CDS encoding GntR family transcriptional regulator, whose product MPIPMDAPVPHRTLLRDDVYRSIRDAIVRGQLAPGEQLRDQELGAWLQVSRTPVREALQRLAQAGLVVAQPGKMTRVAPEDPTLIRSARQIAAELHALAVSLAFESLTDEDLETMEAANGRLREALTSGDAEAAIAADDDFHEVALLRSGNPLIPDHLEVVTATLRRAEFLHFESVKGSASPEQHTEIIAAIRTADIDRAVELTRANWSALSTEAAICD is encoded by the coding sequence GTGCCGATCCCCATGGATGCCCCGGTGCCGCACCGCACCCTGCTGCGCGATGATGTCTACCGCTCGATCCGCGACGCCATCGTCCGCGGCCAGCTGGCACCGGGCGAACAGCTGCGCGATCAGGAGCTCGGCGCCTGGCTGCAGGTCTCGCGGACGCCGGTGCGCGAGGCCCTGCAGCGGTTGGCTCAGGCTGGTCTCGTCGTCGCCCAGCCGGGGAAGATGACCCGGGTCGCGCCCGAGGATCCGACTCTCATCCGCAGCGCCCGGCAGATCGCCGCGGAGCTTCACGCCCTGGCCGTGTCCTTGGCCTTCGAGTCCCTCACCGACGAGGATCTCGAGACCATGGAAGCGGCGAATGGGCGCCTGCGTGAGGCTCTGACCTCAGGCGATGCCGAGGCGGCCATTGCCGCCGATGATGATTTCCACGAGGTGGCCCTGCTCAGATCAGGCAATCCCCTCATCCCCGACCACCTCGAGGTCGTCACCGCCACACTCCGTCGCGCGGAGTTCCTCCACTTCGAGTCGGTGAAAGGTTCGGCCTCTCCCGAGCAGCACACGGAGATCATCGCCGCGATCCGCACCGCCGACATCGATCGTGCAGTTGAGCTGACACGGGCGAACTGGTCGGCCCTCTCGACCGAGGCCGCGATCTGCGACTGA
- a CDS encoding FadR/GntR family transcriptional regulator has protein sequence MKSTVGLVERLTREIVETIRTENLQPGQSLPSAKELASRFEVTVPTVREALRRLEATGSVELKHGSGTYVREAINRRILDNPHYVPVDLAAALELLDARIAIEPGIAELAATVQDADAVDSMESALDNALQVTTAVPAGHFHVELARASGNRALHEMLVSLLAIHSRTQQAARTSYDRLRDHDEHADILDAIRRGDGFEASHRTRKHLEAIRAAVLAGWTDDTPRTEGTNQAGDTDPTEGSRR, from the coding sequence ATGAAGTCCACCGTCGGACTCGTCGAACGGCTCACACGCGAAATCGTCGAGACCATTCGCACCGAAAACCTCCAGCCCGGACAGTCCCTGCCCTCGGCGAAGGAACTTGCCTCCCGCTTCGAGGTCACCGTGCCCACCGTCCGAGAGGCCCTGCGCCGGCTCGAGGCCACCGGCTCCGTAGAGCTCAAGCACGGTTCGGGCACCTATGTTCGCGAGGCGATCAACCGACGCATCCTCGACAATCCGCACTATGTGCCCGTCGACCTCGCCGCCGCCCTCGAACTCCTCGATGCCCGCATCGCCATCGAACCCGGCATCGCCGAACTCGCTGCAACCGTCCAGGACGCCGACGCAGTCGACTCGATGGAGTCTGCTCTCGACAATGCACTCCAGGTCACGACCGCGGTCCCGGCCGGACACTTCCACGTCGAACTCGCCCGTGCCTCGGGCAACCGCGCCCTGCACGAGATGCTCGTCTCCCTGCTGGCTATCCACTCCCGAACCCAGCAGGCGGCACGGACGAGCTATGACCGGCTGCGCGATCACGATGAACACGCCGACATCCTCGACGCGATCCGCCGCGGTGACGGCTTCGAAGCCTCCCACCGCACACGCAAGCACCTCGAGGCGATCCGCGCCGCAGTCCTCGCCGGCTGGACCGATGACACGCCCCGAACAGAAGGCACGAACCAAGCCGGCGACACAGACCCCACGGAAGGCTCCCGACGATGA
- a CDS encoding NAD-dependent succinate-semialdehyde dehydrogenase, whose product MSNVGSAAGGYRVENPATGEVVEKFDNATDEEIQQVLESAHKGYLDWREKTIEDRAAIVNKVASIFGERKAELAKIIAEEMGKPTAEGEEEAEFCEAIFNYYADNGPKFAADEPIESFSGGKAFIQRRPVGALLGIMPWNFPYYQVARFAAPNLVLGNTIILKHAEICPRSSAKIAEIMKEAGVPEGVYNNIYATHEQIETIIADDRVEGVSLTGSERAGSAVAATAGKHLKKAVLELGGSDPYIVLDTEDMNEAVDTAWGTRLYNTGQVCNANKRMIVMDDIYDDFVAGLTERAQSWEKGTPAEAGDGKYSPLSSRSAAENLRKQLDRAVEQGATLVGGELASDGSAYVSPAVLTGITSDMDAYREELFGPVATVYKVTSDDEALKLANDSRFGLGGAVFSKDEERAAKLAQRLDVGMTNVNTPGGEGAEIPFGGTKRSGFGRELGPYGMDEFVNKRMYYVAD is encoded by the coding sequence ATGAGCAATGTAGGAAGTGCAGCAGGCGGCTACCGCGTCGAGAACCCGGCCACCGGTGAAGTCGTCGAGAAATTCGACAACGCGACCGACGAAGAGATCCAGCAGGTCCTCGAATCCGCGCACAAGGGCTACCTCGACTGGCGCGAGAAGACGATCGAAGACCGCGCCGCCATCGTCAACAAGGTCGCGTCGATCTTCGGTGAGCGCAAGGCCGAACTCGCGAAGATCATCGCCGAGGAGATGGGCAAGCCCACCGCCGAAGGCGAGGAAGAGGCCGAGTTCTGCGAGGCGATCTTCAACTACTACGCCGACAACGGGCCGAAGTTCGCCGCCGACGAGCCGATCGAATCGTTCTCCGGCGGCAAGGCCTTCATCCAGCGTCGCCCCGTCGGTGCGCTGCTGGGCATCATGCCCTGGAACTTCCCCTACTACCAGGTCGCGCGCTTCGCGGCGCCCAACCTCGTGCTCGGCAATACGATCATCCTCAAGCATGCCGAGATCTGCCCGCGCTCCTCGGCGAAGATCGCTGAGATCATGAAGGAAGCCGGTGTGCCCGAGGGCGTGTACAACAACATCTACGCCACCCACGAGCAGATCGAGACGATCATCGCCGATGACCGCGTCGAGGGCGTGTCCCTGACCGGTTCCGAGCGTGCCGGATCGGCCGTGGCCGCCACGGCCGGCAAGCACCTGAAGAAGGCCGTGCTCGAACTCGGCGGCTCCGACCCGTACATCGTGCTCGACACCGAAGACATGAACGAGGCCGTCGACACCGCGTGGGGCACCCGCCTGTACAACACCGGCCAGGTCTGCAACGCGAACAAGCGCATGATCGTCATGGACGACATCTACGACGACTTCGTGGCCGGACTGACCGAACGCGCCCAGTCCTGGGAGAAGGGCACCCCCGCCGAGGCGGGCGACGGCAAGTACTCGCCCCTGTCCTCGCGCTCGGCCGCAGAGAACCTGCGCAAGCAGCTCGACCGTGCCGTCGAGCAGGGCGCGACCCTCGTCGGCGGCGAGCTCGCTTCCGACGGATCCGCGTACGTCTCGCCGGCCGTGCTCACCGGCATCACCTCGGACATGGACGCCTACCGCGAGGAGCTCTTCGGACCCGTTGCCACCGTCTACAAGGTGACCAGCGACGACGAAGCGCTCAAGCTGGCCAACGATTCGCGCTTCGGCCTCGGCGGCGCAGTGTTCTCCAAGGATGAGGAGCGTGCCGCGAAGCTCGCTCAGCGCCTCGACGTCGGCATGACGAACGTCAACACGCCGGGCGGCGAAGGTGCGGAGATTCCGTTCGGCGGCACCAAGCGCTCGGGCTTCGGTCGCGAGCTCGGCCCCTACGGCATGGACGAGTTCGTCAACAAGCGCATGTACTACGTCGCTGACTGA
- a CDS encoding alpha/beta hydrolase family esterase — translation MSSTTKRLTTTLLAAVAGLTLLTGAAAPTTTSQAQASTTASADTQAKANDRSDSTPAPSAGCGTEQKPGNDEKTLTTADGERSFRINIPRDYETATPLPLVVGFHGNGSDGAEFQNYTGLPQLPAITVFPDGDLKDGKRSWQGAPYASGADDVAFVADLLDAVESEHCIDLNRVYATGKSNGGGMVSVLACHLRDRFSAFAPVAGAYYPQSTEGCDYSTPTPMLAIHGTGDATMHYDGGHRQGEDYPGVREWIQPWADASGCEKKTERKVGRKGEDVLRTQWTKCGKSPGSAAVELYSVTDGGHVWPGEVVYSGGGYVTGDFSATDTIWEFLLSHPGSTQGPAQK, via the coding sequence ATGTCATCGACGACGAAACGACTCACTACCACCCTGCTCGCAGCCGTCGCGGGACTCACCCTGCTGACGGGTGCCGCCGCACCGACCACCACATCGCAGGCACAGGCGAGCACAACCGCATCTGCCGACACCCAAGCGAAGGCGAACGACCGATCCGACTCAACCCCCGCCCCCTCGGCCGGCTGCGGCACAGAGCAGAAGCCGGGCAACGACGAGAAGACTCTCACCACCGCTGACGGCGAGCGCAGCTTTCGCATCAACATCCCGCGCGATTACGAGACCGCGACGCCGCTGCCACTGGTCGTCGGCTTCCATGGCAACGGGTCCGACGGTGCCGAATTCCAGAACTACACGGGCTTGCCGCAGCTGCCGGCGATCACCGTCTTCCCCGATGGCGACCTCAAGGACGGCAAGCGATCGTGGCAGGGGGCGCCCTATGCCAGCGGTGCCGATGACGTCGCATTCGTCGCGGATCTGCTCGATGCGGTCGAATCCGAGCACTGCATCGACCTCAATCGGGTCTATGCGACCGGCAAGTCCAATGGCGGCGGGATGGTCTCAGTGCTCGCCTGCCATCTGCGCGATCGCTTCTCTGCTTTCGCTCCCGTCGCCGGCGCCTACTACCCGCAGTCGACGGAGGGCTGCGACTATTCGACCCCGACTCCGATGCTCGCCATCCACGGCACCGGGGATGCCACGATGCACTACGACGGCGGCCACCGTCAGGGTGAGGACTACCCAGGAGTCCGCGAATGGATCCAACCCTGGGCAGACGCTTCCGGGTGCGAGAAGAAGACCGAGCGCAAGGTCGGCCGCAAGGGCGAAGACGTGCTGCGCACCCAGTGGACGAAGTGCGGCAAGTCGCCCGGCTCCGCAGCGGTCGAACTCTATTCCGTCACCGACGGAGGTCACGTCTGGCCGGGTGAGGTCGTCTACAGCGGCGGCGGATATGTCACTGGGGACTTCTCGGCCACGGACACGATCTGGGAGTTCTTACTCAGCCATCCGGGCTCGACGCAGGGGCCGGCCCAGAAGTGA
- a CDS encoding transketolase-like TK C-terminal-containing protein, which yields MTTPQDSSAQDSTPQESELHQFETSLQVSPPGTNDRPLRASASGDEETLDEIAQRVLWLATSIIDRANRGRTNPDGVKVGGHQSSSASMTGIMTALWFTRLRAIDRVSVKPHASPVLHAINYLIGDLGAEHLDSLRSRGGLQPYPSRTKDPDTVDFSTGSVGIGATAPIWAALSHRYVSDRFPETPEAGRFYSLLGDAEMDEGAVWEAIIDPEVRSLGELVWIVDLNRQSLDRVIPDVQIRRLQGMFDAAGWQVLTCPWGRRLEAVFAAHGGQALKDRLVTMPNPEYQRLLRAHPSEIHDRLISGLTDTEAAALSAVIDEFDGDGLASLIRDLGGHDLGQLISTFDAIDDDRPTVVFAYTIKGKGLATEGHPGNHAAQLTEAQMRDLAAASEMDLDDPWVAFAPDTPAGRLCTETAQRLRREPIDHHTVAEVPAELGYTPRPLISTQAALGRFLSDLKHVAPEVAQRVVTLSPDVATSTNLGGWINKTGIWSPAGRHDWFADDRERVLRWQEGAGGQHIELGIAEVNLVSLAGELGATGSRWGQPLLPIATIYDPFINRALEPWTFGLYAGGRSIMVGTPSGVSLAPEGGAHQSFNTPSVTLEIPGLTSWEPAFAQDLEWTLLEALRELADPDGNSAYFRLSTKPVSQELAAVPEDPLLRSRRRDQVIAGGYRLSARPAADDEVTLVGAGAMMTEVIAAARRLEGLGVRAGIVCLTSPSKVFQSMQERSRVVAGVRSAIAEDLFPTAHPAPLVTVLDGHPHTLAFLAGMRGDRTRNLGVTEFGQASSVSEAYEIHGIDEASIAAAALDLVGR from the coding sequence ATGACGACCCCACAGGATTCGTCGGCGCAGGATTCAACCCCACAGGAATCCGAACTCCACCAGTTCGAGACGTCTCTGCAGGTCAGCCCTCCGGGAACGAATGACCGTCCGCTGCGCGCCTCGGCCTCGGGCGACGAGGAGACCCTCGACGAGATCGCCCAGCGGGTGCTGTGGCTGGCGACGTCGATCATCGACCGCGCCAACCGCGGGCGGACGAATCCCGACGGGGTCAAGGTCGGCGGGCACCAGTCCTCCTCGGCGTCGATGACCGGGATCATGACGGCGCTGTGGTTCACCCGGCTGCGCGCGATCGACCGGGTCTCGGTCAAGCCCCACGCCTCGCCGGTCCTCCACGCCATCAACTACCTGATCGGCGACCTCGGCGCAGAGCACCTCGATTCGCTGCGCAGCCGCGGGGGACTCCAGCCCTACCCTTCGCGGACGAAGGACCCGGACACCGTGGACTTCTCCACAGGTTCGGTGGGCATCGGCGCGACCGCCCCGATCTGGGCGGCACTGTCCCACCGCTACGTCTCCGACCGCTTCCCCGAGACCCCAGAGGCCGGCCGCTTCTACTCCCTGCTCGGCGACGCCGAAATGGACGAAGGTGCGGTGTGGGAGGCGATCATCGATCCGGAGGTGCGCAGCCTCGGCGAACTAGTGTGGATCGTCGACCTCAACCGCCAGTCCCTGGACCGGGTCATCCCCGACGTCCAGATCCGACGGCTGCAGGGCATGTTCGACGCCGCCGGCTGGCAGGTGCTCACCTGCCCGTGGGGACGCCGACTCGAAGCTGTGTTCGCCGCCCACGGCGGGCAGGCGCTCAAGGACCGTCTCGTGACGATGCCCAACCCCGAATACCAGCGGCTGCTGCGCGCCCACCCGTCCGAGATCCACGACCGCCTGATTTCGGGGCTGACCGACACCGAGGCGGCCGCCCTGTCCGCGGTCATCGACGAATTCGACGGGGACGGTCTCGCCTCCCTCATCCGTGACCTCGGCGGACATGACCTCGGTCAGCTCATCTCGACCTTCGACGCCATCGACGACGACCGTCCGACCGTCGTCTTCGCCTACACGATCAAGGGCAAGGGACTGGCCACGGAGGGCCACCCCGGCAACCACGCCGCCCAGCTGACCGAAGCGCAGATGCGCGACCTTGCGGCCGCCTCGGAGATGGATCTCGACGACCCGTGGGTCGCCTTCGCCCCGGATACACCTGCCGGTCGCCTCTGCACCGAAACCGCGCAGCGGCTGCGGCGGGAGCCGATCGACCACCACACCGTCGCCGAGGTGCCCGCCGAGTTGGGCTATACCCCGCGGCCGCTCATCTCCACCCAGGCGGCGCTGGGCCGATTCCTCTCCGACCTCAAGCACGTCGCCCCCGAGGTGGCGCAGCGCGTCGTCACCCTGTCCCCGGACGTCGCGACCTCGACGAACCTCGGCGGATGGATCAACAAGACCGGCATCTGGTCGCCGGCGGGCCGACACGACTGGTTCGCCGACGATCGGGAACGGGTGCTGCGCTGGCAGGAGGGGGCGGGCGGACAGCACATCGAACTCGGCATCGCCGAGGTCAACCTCGTCTCACTGGCGGGAGAGCTCGGGGCGACGGGAAGCCGCTGGGGACAGCCGCTGCTGCCGATCGCGACGATCTACGATCCCTTCATCAACCGGGCTCTGGAGCCGTGGACCTTCGGCCTCTACGCCGGTGGGCGCTCCATCATGGTCGGCACACCCTCGGGCGTCTCCCTCGCCCCGGAAGGTGGTGCGCACCAGTCGTTCAACACACCCTCGGTGACCCTGGAGATCCCGGGCCTGACCAGCTGGGAACCGGCCTTCGCCCAAGACCTCGAGTGGACTCTGCTCGAAGCGCTGCGCGAACTCGCCGATCCGGACGGGAACTCCGCCTACTTCCGCCTGTCGACGAAGCCTGTGAGCCAGGAGCTGGCGGCCGTGCCTGAGGATCCGCTGCTCAGGTCCCGCCGCCGGGACCAGGTCATCGCCGGTGGGTACCGGCTCTCTGCCCGACCGGCAGCAGACGACGAGGTCACGCTCGTCGGCGCCGGGGCCATGATGACCGAGGTGATTGCGGCCGCCCGACGCTTGGAAGGGCTCGGAGTCCGCGCCGGCATCGTCTGCCTGACCTCACCGTCGAAGGTGTTCCAATCGATGCAGGAGCGTTCGCGGGTGGTCGCCGGTGTGCGCTCGGCCATCGCCGAAGACCTGTTCCCGACCGCGCATCCAGCGCCTCTCGTCACGGTTCTCGACGGACACCCGCACACGCTGGCGTTCCTGGCCGGGATGCGCGGGGACCGCACGCGCAACCTCGGGGTCACCGAATTCGGTCAGGCCTCATCGGTGAGCGAAGCCTACGAGATCCACGGCATCGACGAAGCCTCGATCGCCGCGGCAGCGCTCGACCTCGTCGGCAGGTGA